In Silurus meridionalis isolate SWU-2019-XX chromosome 29, ASM1480568v1, whole genome shotgun sequence, one DNA window encodes the following:
- the rtbdn gene encoding retbindin, whose amino-acid sequence MRECVIVFVLYWVRDTQTAESPTSQSQQRNKKRKPTVKPKYRTQVTHHVYLGLHPLGEMVRPLALVFAYGASVLVALAWCRERVCLQDGRHKSIPSPEPNIKECALYMENACCSEQEIEDLSASPAGVSWDRCGTLSPQCEQFLKRVICFYRCSPDATYWPHPQHGSSLRALPLCHSFCRDWYEVCKSDLTCARDWTNDPTGQNCTGNCIPYHQMYQHGRDLCESLWGDAFMTLEDEAAVARGHSCGCLNLTASDREVIAALRRQKASPDELDTTKHHGNTICIHSSASAPQQGQKNHVKSVFHKRSAPGVHDSEGSGSGF is encoded by the exons atgagggagtgtgttattgtttttgtccTCTACTGggtcagagacacacagacagctgAAAGTCCAACATCGCAGTCGCAgcagaggaataaaaaaaggaaacctACAGTAAAACCCAAATACAGAACTCAG GTAACACACCACGTCTATCTTGGCCTCCATCCTCTTGGTGAAATGGTCCGTCCCTTAGCGCTCGTCTTTGCCTATGGGGCAAGTGTTCTGGTTGCGTTGGCTTGGTGCAGAGAGAGGGTGTGTCTTCAGGATGGACGTCACAAATCCATTCCCAGTCCAGAGCCCAATATTAAAGAATGCGCACTGTACATGGAGA ATGCTTGTTGCTCAGAGCAGGAAATTGAGGACCTTAGTGCTTCTCCTGCTGGTGTATCATGGGACAGGTGTGGGACTCTCAGTCCACA gTGTGAGCAGTTCTTGAAAAGAGTCATCTGTTTTTACCGCTGTTCTCCTGATGCCACATACTGGCCACACCCTCAGCATGGCTCCTCCCTCAGGGCATTGCCTCTATGCCACAGCTTCTGTAGAGACTG GTATGAAGTTTGTAAATCAGATCTTACGTGTGCTCGAGACTGGACCAACGACCCCACAGGACAAAACTGCACCGGCAACTGCATACCATATCACCAG ATGTACCAGCATGGCCGAGACCTCTGCGAAAGCCTCTGGGGTGACGCCTTCATGACACTGGAGGATGAAGCTGCAGTGGCCAGAGGTCACAGCTGTGGATGTCTGAACCTCACCGCCTCAGACCGTGAAGTCATAGCAGCTCTGAGAAGACAGAAAGCTAGCCCAGATGAGTTGGACACCACCAAACACCATGGAAACACCATTTGCATTCACAGTTCAGCCTCAGCACCCCAGCAGGGGCAAAAGAACCACGTCAAGTCGGTGTTCCACAAGCGCTCGGCTCCCGGCGTACACGACTCGGAGGGCAGCGGGAGCGGCTTCTAG